From Desulfobaccales bacterium, one genomic window encodes:
- a CDS encoding cysteine synthase, with protein MKLKADNILELIGPTPIVRLNRLNPNPRVEIWVKLEYFNPGGSVKDRPALAMIEAAEREGLLTPDKTVIEATSGNTGIGLALVCAVKGYRLLCAMSEAASLERKRILKALGAELLLTPAHLGTDGAIEEVYRLAREHPDKYFLVDQFNNPHNPLSHRETAREIWEQTEGRLTHVVATMGTCGTLMGLCRFLKEINPAIQVIGVEPYLGHAIQGLKNLKESYVPGIFVKGQADAIVNVEDEEAFETARRLAREEGLFLGMSSGAAVAVARRLARELEAGFIVAIAPDSGERYLSTPLFLEKEAPSLYFYNTLSRRREPFTPQREGEAAIFVDGPALSSHLSLSQARRLVLADLLARSLSFRGFKVRQVVSLIDLDDRAVAGAQAAGQDLKDFTRRYREDFFEDLSRLRIREGALYALASEHVEDMVELAKKLLTKGYAYEKLRSVYFDIARFKDYGCLSHLDLSKIRLGKTVDLDEYAKEDPRDFTLFKRAKLGELKSGFYFTTPWGQVRPSWHVECAAIALKHLGRTADFHVGSIETLFPHEENKNALFAAATGRPLAAFWLNCEPVLKDGKPPKEPGELTVRRLLEEGFRGSEVRYFLLATHYRKPLAYTADNLKAAARARARLDHFLERLSLLTGEDGQAAAVEERLFLMKKEVLAALDDDLNVSRALAAIFEAVSELNRELDRGRLGATSAALVLSRFQELDDILAVMEPPHFLKDEAIEARLQDREEARRRKDFATADRIRQELWDQGVEVIDTPAGPRWRRR; from the coding sequence ATGAAACTCAAAGCCGACAATATCCTGGAGCTCATCGGGCCCACGCCCATTGTGCGCTTAAACCGCCTCAATCCCAACCCCCGGGTGGAGATCTGGGTGAAGCTGGAGTATTTCAACCCCGGGGGCTCGGTGAAGGACCGGCCGGCCCTGGCCATGATCGAGGCGGCGGAGCGGGAAGGGCTCCTTACCCCCGACAAGACGGTCATCGAGGCCACCAGCGGCAACACCGGCATCGGGTTGGCTTTGGTGTGCGCCGTCAAGGGCTATCGGCTCCTGTGCGCCATGAGCGAGGCCGCCTCCCTGGAGCGCAAGCGCATCCTCAAGGCCCTGGGGGCCGAGCTGCTGCTGACCCCGGCGCATCTGGGCACCGACGGCGCCATCGAGGAGGTCTACCGGCTGGCCCGGGAACACCCGGACAAATACTTCCTGGTGGACCAGTTCAACAACCCCCACAACCCCCTGTCCCACCGGGAGACGGCCAGGGAGATCTGGGAGCAGACGGAAGGCCGCCTCACCCACGTGGTGGCCACCATGGGCACTTGCGGCACCCTCATGGGCCTTTGCCGCTTTCTCAAGGAGATCAACCCTGCCATCCAGGTGATCGGGGTGGAGCCCTACCTGGGGCATGCCATCCAGGGCCTGAAAAACCTGAAGGAATCCTACGTCCCCGGCATCTTTGTCAAAGGGCAGGCGGACGCCATCGTCAACGTGGAGGACGAGGAGGCCTTTGAGACCGCCCGCCGCCTGGCCCGGGAGGAGGGGCTGTTTTTGGGCATGAGCTCCGGCGCCGCAGTGGCGGTGGCCCGCCGCCTGGCCCGGGAGCTGGAAGCGGGCTTTATTGTGGCCATCGCCCCGGACAGCGGCGAACGCTACCTCTCCACCCCCCTGTTCCTGGAAAAGGAGGCCCCCTCCCTCTACTTTTACAACACCTTGAGCCGCCGCCGGGAACCCTTCACCCCCCAGCGGGAGGGGGAGGCCGCCATCTTTGTGGACGGGCCGGCCCTCTCTTCCCATCTGTCGCTCTCCCAGGCCCGCCGCCTGGTGCTGGCGGATCTGCTGGCCCGCTCCCTGAGCTTCCGGGGCTTCAAGGTGCGCCAGGTGGTGAGCCTCATCGACCTGGATGACCGGGCCGTGGCCGGGGCCCAGGCCGCCGGGCAGGACCTGAAGGACTTCACCCGCCGCTACCGGGAGGATTTCTTTGAAGACTTAAGCCGCCTGCGCATCCGGGAGGGGGCCCTCTACGCTTTGGCCAGCGAGCATGTGGAAGACATGGTGGAGCTGGCCAAAAAGCTCCTCACCAAGGGCTACGCCTACGAAAAGCTGCGTTCCGTCTATTTTGACATCGCCCGCTTCAAAGACTACGGCTGCCTGTCGCACCTGGACCTGAGCAAGATCCGGCTGGGCAAGACCGTGGACCTGGACGAATACGCCAAGGAGGACCCCCGGGACTTCACCCTGTTCAAGCGGGCCAAGCTGGGGGAGCTCAAAAGCGGCTTTTATTTCACCACCCCCTGGGGGCAGGTGCGGCCCAGCTGGCATGTGGAGTGCGCCGCCATCGCCTTGAAGCACCTGGGGCGCACCGCCGATTTCCACGTGGGGAGCATCGAGACCCTCTTCCCCCACGAAGAGAACAAAAACGCCCTCTTCGCCGCGGCCACCGGCCGGCCCCTGGCCGCCTTCTGGCTCAACTGTGAGCCGGTGCTCAAGGACGGCAAGCCCCCCAAGGAGCCGGGCGAACTCACCGTGCGCCGGCTGCTGGAGGAAGGCTTTCGAGGCTCCGAGGTGCGCTACTTTCTCCTGGCCACCCACTACCGCAAGCCCTTGGCCTACACCGCCGACAACCTCAAGGCCGCAGCCCGGGCCCGGGCCCGGCTGGACCACTTCCTGGAGCGCTTAAGCCTCCTTACCGGGGAGGACGGCCAGGCCGCGGCGGTGGAGGAGCGCCTCTTTCTCATGAAAAAGGAGGTGCTGGCCGCCCTGGACGACGACCTCAACGTCTCCCGGGCCCTGGCCGCCATCTTCGAGGCGGTCTCCGAACTCAACCGGGAGCTGGACCGGGGCCGCCTGGGGGCCACCTCCGCCGCCCTGGTGCTAAGCCGCTTCCAGGAGCTGGACGACATTCTGGCGGTGATGGAGCCCCCCCATTTCCTCAAGGACGAGGCCATTGAGGCCCGCCTGCAGGACCGGGAGGAGGCCAGGCGGCGTAAGGATTTTGCCACCGCCGACCGCATCCGGCAGGAACTGTGGGACCAGGGGGTGGAGGTCATCGACACCCCGGCCGGCCCCCGCTGGCGCCGGCGTTGA